The following coding sequences are from one Venturia canescens isolate UGA chromosome 5, ASM1945775v1, whole genome shotgun sequence window:
- the LOC122411335 gene encoding uncharacterized protein, with amino-acid sequence MGHFAWIKNLSQLVSKQLNAHNGRKYICDRCLHYFSSHEKLQLHEVDCGEMNDCAILPPNAHDKWLEFKNVNRKELLLFIVYADLECILKKTTAEDMDRNKYQHHQVFSVGYYVNCSYDESLSGYHTHRGEDCVQWFIRRLEQLAKQVTTILYTIIPMKELTPQEWRKFRENTECHICEKPFVQGDIRVRDHCHLTGKFKGLAHQDCNLKYQESFFIPIVFHNLSGYDAHFIIKEVATAFKGKTDLLPITKEKFLNTSFDKLASFLTPDQLTVLKSKFRDIDNFNLLTRKGVFPYEYIDSFDRLEETALPPRASFYSSLTDSTVSENEYAHALTVWERFSTQTLGEYSDLYLKTDVLLLADIFEHFRNTCLKSYGLDPAYYYTLPGYTWDAMMRYTKIRFELLTDIDMVLFMEKGIRGGLRQCSGRYARANNKYVTKEIYLR; translated from the exons ATGGGACATTTCGCATGGATTAAAAATCTATCGCAGTTAGTGAGCAAGCAGCTGAATGCTCACAACGGTCGaaaatacatctgtgatcg AtgccttcattatttttcatctcatgaGAAGCTCCAATTacatgaggtggattgtggcGAGATGAACGATTGCGCGATTCTGCCGCCTAATGCACATgacaaatggttggaattTAAGAACGTGAATCGAAAGGAGCTTCTACTGTTCATCGTGTATGCCGACCTCgagtgcattttgaaaaaaaccacgGCTGAAGATATGGACCGCAATAAATATCAACATCACCAAGTCTTCAGCGTAGGATACTACGTCAACTGCTCCTATGACGAATCATTGTCGGGGTACCACACACATCGGGGCGAGGACTGCGTTCAATGGTTCATACGTAGACTAGAACAATTGGCAAAACAAGTAACTACCATTTTATATACCATCattccgatgaaagaattgacTCCGCAAGAGTGGCGAAAATTCCGAGAAAATACGGAATGTCATATCTGTGAGAAACCATTCGTACAGGGTGATATTCGAGTACGCGATCATTGTCATTTAACAGGCAAATTCAAAGGTCTAGCGCATCAagactgtaatttaaaatatcAAGAGTCTTTCTTCATCCCCATAGTTTTCCATAATTTGTCGGGCTACGATGCTCATTTTATCATCAAAGAAGTAGCTACGGCGTTCAAGGGGAAAACTGATTTACTACCtataacgaaagaaaa ATTTCTGAACACAAGTTttgataaattagcatctTTCTTGACTCCTGATCAACTAACGGTTTTAAAATCTAAATTCCGAGACATCGATAATTTCAATCTGTTAACGCGAAAAGGTGTATTCCCATACGAGTACATCGATAGCTTTGACAGACTGGAGGAAACGGCACTTCCACCGCGAGCATCATTCTATAGTTCTTTAACCGATTCAACGGTATCGGAAAATGAGTACGCTCATGCTTTGACCGTTTGGGAGCGATTTTCCACTCAAACACTTGGAGAATACAgtgatttatatttaaaaaccgATGTTTTATTGCTAGCTGACATTTTTGAACATTTTCGTAACACCTGTTTGAAAAGTTACGGTCTCGATCCCGCATATTATTATACACTTCCTGGATACACCTGGGATGCAATGATGCGATACACAAAGATCAGATTCGAATTGCTCACAGATATTGATATGGTCTTATTTATGGAAAAAGGCATTCGTGGAGGTCTAAGGCAATGCAGTGGTAGATATGCCCGCGCCAATAATAAATATGTAACGAAAGAGATATACCTTCGTTAG
- the LOC122411336 gene encoding uncharacterized protein, with amino-acid sequence MREPQQFTVPQLKAKLQERDLPSTGSKSELIARLEEADPSGDWRKELGIDEMPQSDIITQNTSSHLSPGENNMQREIELLRRERDLMQRELALAQRELELARTSASPQPIETQPKANIRALTELLSDFNGSQDTFTNWEKQLNLIKSSYNLDDDLCRILVGSKLKGKALEWFHSKPEHIEMSLDQFLQEMQTMFDHRPNKVALRRQFENRRWKNGETFNDYHHQKIILANRVGIAEDEIVDYIIDGIPDTRLQDQARMQQFGDKMSLLSAFEKISLSSTRNSGKPETNYKGHPRQPSSLSENSSDHRPVRKCFFCDKEGHLKPQCPEFKCFSCDKSGHIARDCPNRPKEVNNVHPAPVEENEFCQTVLYTMYPNEHKETIQLSTLLDTGSAISFIKLRYVPSDAIECTEDHSNKFRGINNSNLVVLGMVTLDIEMNGKIERSLRLMVVPDFTMISCVILGRDVIKRFGLGLKNSENAYEAEIMNIDVSSPVEDEADLLEINPTIPIKTQKEIRQLFREKYLEPERPEEPNVKAEFKLTLTNPQQFRFAPRRLSYAEKERVQEIVNKLLEKGIIRPSESEYASPIVLVKKKNGETRMCVDYRTLNKMTARDNYPLPLIEDQLDILQGKRYFTMLDLKDGFHHISMADESIKYTAFVTPFGQYEYVKMPFGLKGASTNFQRWINQVLKEFINKGDVIAYLDDFMIATETIERNLYVLAAVLATLVANKLELRVDKCKFLFTNITYLGYRVSQEGISPTNDGITAIQNYPVPQDARGVRRFLGMTSYFRKFIEGFSVMAKPLYELCKKDTTFRFGQSELGAFNSLKEKLIQAPILALYNPCDETELHCDGSAQGYGGVLLQRKSDGRFHPVFYFSKLTSDSESKYHSFELETLAIIYALRRFRVYLHGIKFKIVTDCDSLKMTLNKKK; translated from the coding sequence ATGCGAGAGCCACAACAATTTACAGTTCCTCAACTGAAAGCAAAACTACAAGAACGGGACTTGCCGTCAACAGGTTCGAAAAGCGAATTGATCGCTCGTTTAGAAGAAGCTGATCCGAGCGGCGACTGGAGAAAAGAACTAGGGATCGATGAAATGCCTCAGAGCGACATTATAACGCAAAATACTTCTTCTCACCTTAGCCCCGGAGAAAACAATATGCAGAGAGAAATAGAATTGTTGAGACGTGAACGAGATCTCATGCAACGCGAACTGGCTCTAGCACAGAGGGAATTGGAGTTAGCGCGTACAAGCGCTTCCCCTCAGCCTATTGAAACGCAACCCAAAGCCAATATAAGAGCTTTAACTGAGTTATTAAGCGATTTTAACGGAAGTCAAGACACGTTTACAAACTGGGAGAAACAACTAAACTTAATAAAATCATCATACAATCTAGACGATGATCTATGTCGCATACTAGTTGGATCGAAACTTAAAGGAAAAGCTCTAGAGTGGTTCCACTCGAAACCGGAGCACATAGAAATGAGCCTCGATCAATTTCTCCAGGAGATGCAGACGATGTTCGATCACCGTCCGAACAAAGTCGCACTGCGTCGCCAGTTTGAAAACAGACGATGGAAAAACGGGGAGACATTTAACGATtatcatcaccaaaaaattatcTTGGCTAACCGTGTGGGAATAGCAGAGGATGAAATCGTCGATTATATTATCGATGGCATTCCAGATACTCGCTTGCAAGATCAGGCCCGTATGCAACAATTCGGGGACAAAATGTCGCTATTGTCAGCATTCGAGAAAATCTCGCTCTCATCAACAAGGAATAGTGGAAAACCTGAGACGAATTATAAGGGGCACCCTAGACAACCATCCTCGTTGTCGGAGAACTCTAGTGATCACCGCCCGGTGCGAAAATGCTTCTTCTGCGACAAGGAGGGACATCTCAAGCCGCAGTGTCCTGAGTTCAAATGCTTCTCGTGTGATAAATCGGGTCACATTGCGAGAGATTGCCCGAATAGACCGAAAGAAGTAAACAACGTTCATCCAGCTCCAGTCGAAGAGAACGAGTTTTGCCAAACCGTATTGTATACCATGTATCCTAACGAACACAAAGAAACGATTCAATTATCGACATTGTTGGACACTGGTAGCGCTATAAGCTTTATTAAACTCCGTTACGTTCCGAGTGACGCGATCGAATGCACGGAAGATCATAGTAACAAATTTCGGGGTATCAATAATAGTAATCTTGTCGTCCTTGGGATGGTTACTCTCGATATtgaaatgaatggaaaaatagaaAGATCGCTGCGATTAATGGTTGTCCCAGACTTTACTATGATCTCCTGTGTTATCTTGGGCCGAGACGTTATAAAGCGATTTGGTCTCGGTttgaaaaattccgaaaatgcGTACGAAGCAGAGATCATGAATATCGACGTCTCTTCGCCGGTTGAAGACGAAGCGGATCTGTTGGAAATTAACCCTACTATACCTataaaaacacaaaaagaAATTAGACAATTGTTCCGAGAAAAGTATTTAGAGCCTGAACGTCCAGAAGAACCAAACGTAAAAGCGGAATTTAAGTTAACGTTGACCAACCCCCAACAGTTTCGTTTTGCCCCTAGAAGACTCTCGTACGCGGAAAAAGAACGAGTCCAAGAAATAGTAAATAAACTACTCGAAAAGGGAATAATTAGACCGAGCGAGTCGGAGTATGCTTCTCCCATCgtattagtaaaaaaaaagaatggtgAGACACGCATGTGCGTGGATTATCGAACACTAAACAAAATGACCGCCCGGGATAATTATCCCCTCCCACTGATCGAGGATCAACTCGATATATTACAAGGCAAACGGTATTTTACGATGCTCGATCTGAAAGATGGATTTCACCATATATCAATGGCCgatgaatcgataaaatataCGGCTTTCGTCACACCTTTCGGACAGTACGAGTATGTGAAAATGCCGTTTGGCTTGAAGGGTGCTTCAACGAATTTTCAGAGATGGATAAATCAAGTTTTGAAAGAGTTTATCAACAAAGGGGATGTTATCGCATATCTCGATGATTTCATGATCGCGACAGAAACCATCGAACGAAATCTTTATGTACTGGCAGCCGTTCTAGCCACGTTGGTCGCCAATAAGCTGGAGCTTCGAGTGGACAAATGCAAATTTCTATTTACTAACATTACTTATCTTGGCTATCGAGTCTCCCAAGAAGGGATAAGCCCGACTAACGATGGTATCACAGCAATACAGAATTACCCCGTGCCTCAAGATGCTCGAGGCGTCAGACGCTTTCTTGGTATGACCTCGTACTTTCGGAAATTTATCGAAGGATTTTCGGTGATGGCAAAACCGCTATACGAGCTGTGTAAAAAAGATACAACATTTCGGTTTGGTCAGAGCGAATTAGGGGCATTCAATTcactaaaagaaaaattaattcaaGCGCCCATTCTTGCTCTCTACAACCCGTGCGACGAAACCGAGTTACATTGTGACGGTAGTGCTCAGGGTTATGGTGGCGTTCTGCTCCAACGAAAGTCCGACGGTAGGTTTCATCCCGTCTTCTACTTTTCCAAGCTCACTAGCGATTCAGAAAGCAAATATCACAGTTTCGAATTAGAAACCTTAGCAATAATCTACGCTTTACGAAGATTTCGGGTCTATCTTCACGGGATCAAGTTTAAGATTGTCACGGACTGTGATTCGTTGAAGATGACCTTGAATAAAAAGAAGTAA